One Filimonas effusa genomic window carries:
- a CDS encoding alpha/beta fold hydrolase — translation MLYSFNYNDTLISYRKTGKGTPVIFLHGFGEDSTIWNRQIAYLEPDYLVITPDFPGSGNSQALPGTPGIEEFARVIDALLQHEQLEKAVLFGHSMGGYITLAFAALFPDKLTGFGLVHSSAFADSPEKKQNRQRGIEMIEQYGGPSFLRTTIPNLFAAAFKSSHPEQVNELIEQSAAFADLPLQQYYKAMMERPDRTAVLSGSKTPVLFIIGTDDVAAPLNDVLQQVSLPNCSYIHILENVGHMGMWEATAAVNSHLLHFLEALNRRE, via the coding sequence ATGTTATATTCCTTTAACTATAATGACACCCTTATCTCTTATCGGAAAACAGGAAAGGGTACCCCGGTTATTTTTTTACATGGTTTTGGTGAAGACAGCACCATCTGGAACAGGCAGATAGCTTACCTGGAACCCGATTATCTTGTCATTACTCCAGATTTCCCCGGCTCCGGCAATTCACAGGCTTTACCGGGTACTCCCGGCATTGAAGAATTTGCCCGTGTTATCGATGCGTTGTTACAACACGAACAACTTGAAAAAGCCGTGCTGTTCGGCCACAGCATGGGAGGTTATATTACCCTGGCTTTTGCAGCATTGTTTCCCGATAAACTCACCGGCTTTGGGCTGGTTCATTCTTCGGCCTTCGCCGACTCTCCTGAAAAGAAACAAAACCGTCAGCGGGGCATTGAAATGATAGAGCAATATGGCGGTCCTTCTTTCCTTCGTACTACCATTCCCAATCTTTTCGCTGCTGCATTCAAAAGCAGCCACCCGGAGCAGGTAAACGAGCTGATAGAACAAAGCGCGGCATTTGCCGATTTACCATTACAGCAGTATTATAAAGCAATGATGGAGCGTCCAGACAGAACAGCAGTTCTTTCAGGCAGCAAAACACCTGTTTTGTTTATCATAGGAACCGATGATGTTGCCGCTCCATTAAATGATGTACTGCAGCAGGTGAGCCTGCCAAATTGTTCGTATATTCATATACTGGAAAATGTGGGGCATATGGGAATGTGGGAAGCAACAGCGGCAGTGAACAGTCATTTGCTACATTTTCTGGAAGCCTTGAACCGTCGTGAGTGA